Proteins from a single region of Armatimonadota bacterium:
- a CDS encoding PAS domain-containing protein → MDGNGHRVHGARVCAGPGSPEVARAFDILEQHPGAVCVVRAADLSVLYLNRAWAELMQVEAPALPGRPIGEAVRQGGEALLNLLVAAGGSGAAARVSNFRVSCDGGSERLWTVQLTPRFDDRGERVAEIMVFITDVSERAYLVQAADRAAEQERRRAEQFDAVFASIASAVVLADNAGIVRKCNEAAVALFGLEEGSGLGVEAPELALVRPDGGAMGAHEAPLARALRGEVVRGEEAVVLRPGHPQRAVSVAAAPVMIDGAVTGAVAVFHDISEIRSAEERMERALQAERRRAREARTLYHAARATSSGLDLQECLHAVAATMAEAVGVSRCHIVLLEGETIKGFAAFGAGPEQIAQLQSETRHRRLDCARGLQAVREHRPVYVADATTDPLGDHERARALAMKSVLVVPLVYGAHVTGVGYLDEPGVEREFSESNRAMASTIGAQGAVAIENARLYEVEQGRARMLEIMMAELNHRVKNNLAVVSGLLALQLSQGDPAATKESVLRDCMTRIQSIALIHQLLHAEDLDAVDMKETARRIASMVAETFSVAGQRITCRVRGDRLMLPCKLATSLGVALNELLCNAVKHGLAGREQGRVTVSITAGERICITVSDNGRGLRPGFDAGRDGHLGVLVVGGLVEGELGGSFTLRNRARGGTTAVIAFPAAAARR, encoded by the coding sequence GTGGATGGCAACGGTCACCGTGTGCACGGTGCGCGGGTATGCGCCGGCCCGGGCAGCCCCGAGGTCGCCCGCGCATTCGATATCCTCGAGCAGCATCCCGGCGCCGTGTGCGTGGTCCGCGCCGCCGACCTCTCGGTGCTGTACCTGAACCGGGCGTGGGCGGAGTTGATGCAGGTGGAGGCGCCGGCGCTCCCGGGCAGGCCCATCGGCGAGGCAGTGCGGCAGGGAGGCGAAGCCCTGCTCAATCTCCTGGTGGCCGCCGGCGGCTCGGGGGCTGCCGCGCGCGTCAGCAACTTCCGGGTGAGCTGCGACGGCGGCTCCGAGCGACTGTGGACCGTGCAGTTGACCCCGCGCTTCGACGACCGGGGAGAGCGCGTCGCGGAGATCATGGTCTTCATCACGGATGTCAGCGAGCGCGCGTACCTGGTGCAGGCGGCCGACCGCGCGGCCGAGCAGGAGCGCCGGCGCGCGGAGCAGTTCGACGCGGTCTTCGCCAGCATCGCCAGCGCCGTCGTGCTGGCGGACAACGCGGGGATAGTCCGCAAGTGCAACGAGGCGGCGGTGGCGCTGTTCGGCCTGGAGGAGGGATCGGGCCTCGGCGTCGAAGCGCCGGAGCTGGCGCTCGTCCGCCCCGACGGAGGCGCGATGGGCGCGCACGAGGCGCCGCTGGCGCGGGCGCTGCGAGGCGAGGTGGTGCGCGGCGAGGAAGCGGTGGTGCTGCGGCCGGGGCACCCCCAACGAGCGGTGTCGGTAGCCGCGGCGCCGGTGATGATTGACGGCGCGGTGACCGGCGCGGTGGCGGTCTTCCACGACATCAGCGAGATTCGCTCCGCCGAGGAGCGCATGGAACGGGCGCTGCAGGCGGAGCGCCGACGGGCGCGGGAGGCGCGCACCCTGTACCACGCGGCGCGGGCGACGTCATCGGGCCTCGACCTCCAGGAATGCCTGCACGCAGTGGCCGCAACCATGGCCGAGGCGGTGGGCGTCAGCCGCTGCCACATCGTCCTGCTGGAGGGAGAAACGATCAAGGGCTTTGCCGCCTTCGGCGCCGGCCCGGAGCAGATCGCGCAGCTGCAGAGCGAAACGCGGCACCGGCGTCTGGACTGCGCCCGCGGCCTGCAGGCGGTGCGGGAGCATCGCCCGGTGTACGTCGCGGACGCGACCACGGATCCACTGGGCGACCACGAACGCGCACGGGCGCTGGCGATGAAGTCGGTGCTGGTGGTGCCGCTGGTCTACGGCGCCCACGTCACGGGCGTCGGCTACCTGGACGAACCCGGGGTCGAGCGCGAGTTCAGCGAGTCCAACCGCGCGATGGCGAGCACGATCGGGGCGCAGGGCGCGGTGGCGATCGAGAACGCGCGACTGTACGAGGTCGAGCAGGGACGCGCGCGCATGCTCGAGATCATGATGGCCGAGCTCAACCATCGCGTCAAGAACAATCTGGCCGTCGTGTCCGGGCTGCTGGCGCTGCAGTTGTCACAGGGCGACCCCGCGGCGACCAAGGAGTCGGTCCTGCGCGACTGCATGACCCGCATCCAGAGCATCGCGCTCATTCACCAACTTCTGCACGCAGAAGACCTGGATGCGGTTGACATGAAGGAAACCGCACGTCGGATCGCGTCCATGGTCGCCGAGACCTTCTCGGTCGCCGGCCAGCGCATCACCTGCCGCGTACGCGGGGACCGCCTGATGCTCCCGTGCAAGCTTGCGACCTCGCTGGGGGTCGCGCTCAACGAGCTGCTATGCAACGCGGTAAAGCATGGCCTGGCGGGGCGCGAGCAAGGGCGGGTTACGGTCAGCATCACCGCCGGCGAGCGCATTTGCATCACCGTCAGCGACAACGGGCGCGGGCTGCGCCCCGGATTCGACGCCGGGCGCGACGGTCACCTGGGCGTGCTGGTGGTGGGCGGCTTGGTGGAGGGAGAGCTCGGCGGCTCTTTCACCCTGCGCAACCGCGCGCGCGGCGGCACCACCGCCGTCATCGCCTTTCCCGCGGCCGCGGCCCGGCGCTGA
- the radA gene encoding DNA repair protein RadA gives MRAGAIYVCQQCGAEHLRWMGRCRDCGAWSALVEQRVEAHGRGAAARWPPLAPAAPMCISDVVVAATARQPTGIGEFDRVLGGGLVAGALVLIGGEPGIGKSTLVLQAARSFTEAQGRALYVSGEESPGQIRMRAQRIGAVDARLVVLAETNIEHILAAVEQVSPGLVIVDSVQTLHDPALESAPGSVSQVRDCAALLMRAGKQSSRPILLVGHVTKEGAIAGPRVLEHMVDAVLYLEGERHHDYRLLRAVKNRFGPTHELGVFHMREEGMVEVANPSAAFLDERRAEAPGSAVIASMEGSRPLLVEVQALASPAPPFGAPRRSSTGVDPRRLALVLAVLEKRARLAVSTQDVFANIAGGVRVEEPAADLGLAVALASSLKDRPVCPETVFFGEVGLSGEIRSVNRSEERMREAARLGFRRCVAPAGGVSRAFDELEVVAVADVGEAFAAGLTAGSS, from the coding sequence ATGAGAGCCGGGGCCATATATGTGTGCCAGCAGTGCGGGGCCGAACACCTGCGCTGGATGGGCCGGTGCCGCGACTGCGGCGCCTGGAGCGCCCTGGTGGAGCAGCGGGTGGAGGCCCACGGCCGCGGCGCGGCCGCGCGATGGCCGCCGCTGGCGCCAGCGGCGCCGATGTGCATCTCCGACGTGGTCGTCGCCGCCACCGCGCGCCAGCCCACCGGCATCGGCGAGTTCGACCGCGTCCTGGGGGGCGGCCTGGTAGCGGGGGCGTTGGTGCTCATCGGCGGCGAACCGGGGATCGGCAAGTCCACGCTGGTGCTGCAGGCGGCTCGCTCCTTCACCGAGGCGCAGGGGCGGGCGCTGTACGTGTCCGGGGAGGAGTCGCCGGGGCAGATCCGGATGCGGGCGCAGCGCATCGGGGCGGTTGACGCCCGCCTGGTGGTGCTCGCGGAAACCAACATCGAGCACATCCTGGCGGCGGTGGAGCAGGTGTCGCCGGGGCTGGTGATCGTGGACTCGGTGCAGACGCTGCACGATCCGGCGCTGGAGAGCGCGCCGGGCAGTGTCAGCCAGGTGCGGGACTGCGCGGCGCTGCTGATGCGCGCGGGCAAGCAATCCTCGCGGCCCATCTTGCTGGTCGGCCATGTGACCAAGGAGGGGGCGATCGCGGGGCCGCGCGTACTGGAGCACATGGTGGACGCGGTGCTCTACCTCGAAGGCGAGCGGCACCATGACTACCGGCTGCTGCGGGCGGTCAAGAATAGGTTCGGCCCCACCCATGAGCTGGGTGTGTTCCACATGCGCGAGGAGGGAATGGTGGAGGTGGCGAATCCGTCCGCGGCATTCCTGGATGAGCGGCGGGCGGAGGCACCCGGCTCGGCGGTGATTGCGAGCATGGAGGGGAGTCGTCCGCTGCTGGTGGAGGTGCAGGCGCTGGCGTCGCCGGCGCCGCCGTTTGGCGCGCCGCGGCGCAGCTCGACGGGCGTCGACCCACGGCGACTGGCCCTGGTGCTGGCGGTGCTGGAGAAGCGGGCGCGGCTGGCGGTGTCGACGCAGGATGTCTTCGCCAACATCGCCGGCGGGGTGCGGGTGGAGGAGCCGGCCGCTGATCTGGGCCTGGCGGTGGCCCTGGCGTCCAGCTTGAAGGATCGGCCGGTGTGCCCGGAGACGGTGTTTTTCGGCGAGGTCGGGCTGTCGGGGGAGATCCGCAGCGTCAACCGTTCGGAGGAGCGAATGCGAGAGGCGGCGCGTCTGGGCTTTCGCCGCTGCGTAGCGCCCGCAGGCGGCGTGTCGCGCGCCTTTGACGAGCTGGAGGTGGTAGCGGTGGCCGATGTCGGCGAGGCCTTCGCCGCCGGGCTGACCGCGGGCAGCTCGTGA
- a CDS encoding cyclophilin-like fold protein, which translates to MSTVVRIRAGDVEAQAELNDSATAQAIARALPIEGSANTWGDEIYFSIPVRCDEEQPQAVVQMGDLGYWRPGSAFCIFFGPTPASRGAEIRPASPVNIFGRVVGDPEVFKSVPDGARVVVEAAGRV; encoded by the coding sequence ATGTCAACCGTGGTACGCATTCGTGCTGGCGATGTCGAGGCGCAGGCCGAGCTCAATGATTCGGCGACCGCGCAGGCGATCGCGCGCGCGCTGCCCATCGAGGGCAGCGCCAACACCTGGGGCGACGAGATCTACTTCAGCATCCCCGTGCGCTGCGACGAGGAGCAGCCCCAGGCGGTGGTGCAGATGGGCGATCTCGGCTACTGGCGGCCGGGCAGCGCGTTCTGCATCTTCTTCGGGCCCACCCCCGCCAGCCGCGGCGCCGAGATTCGCCCCGCCAGCCCGGTCAACATCTTCGGCCGCGTCGTCGGTGACCCCGAGGTCTTCAAGTCGGTGCCCGACGGTGCGCGCGTGGTGGTGGAGGCGGCCGGGCGGGTTTAG
- the ispD gene encoding 2-C-methyl-D-erythritol 4-phosphate cytidylyltransferase — translation MAAAGSGERLGSRRSKALTPLGGRPMVSYCLDAFRASRVGEIVVVAPPDEVEPFRQLIAHGPSDQTEKVVAGGGTRQESVMNGLREVSAGVECVLVHDAARPLVTPELIAACAAAARTHGAAVAALPVSDTLKYAEGELIRTTVDRHGLWAAQTPQAFRVELLREAYARARQEGAAATDDASVVEAMGAPVRLIMGSPRNLKITYPQDLALAEMLLAAGTGRRESRCGVGYDVHRLVAGRRLVLGGIEFPGGVGLAGHSDADVLTHAVSDALLGAAGLGDIGRCFPDDDPRYAGADSVELLRQVAAMAAAAGFRVINVDAVVVAEQPRIAEAVGQMQRRLAQALGVAPERVNIKGKTAEGLGAIGAGAGIASHAVCTVAPAASGDDCSSEEG, via the coding sequence ATAGCGGCAGCAGGCTCCGGAGAAAGACTCGGCTCGCGGCGGAGTAAGGCGCTGACGCCGCTCGGCGGCCGCCCCATGGTCAGCTACTGCCTTGATGCCTTCCGGGCGTCGAGGGTGGGCGAGATCGTGGTGGTCGCTCCGCCCGACGAGGTGGAGCCGTTCCGGCAGCTCATCGCGCACGGGCCGAGCGACCAGACCGAGAAGGTCGTCGCCGGGGGTGGCACGCGCCAGGAGTCGGTGATGAACGGCCTGCGCGAGGTGTCGGCAGGCGTGGAGTGCGTGCTGGTGCACGACGCGGCGCGACCCTTGGTGACGCCGGAGCTGATCGCGGCATGCGCCGCCGCCGCCCGCACCCACGGCGCGGCGGTGGCGGCTCTGCCGGTGAGCGACACGCTCAAGTACGCCGAGGGTGAGCTCATTCGCACGACGGTGGATCGGCACGGGCTGTGGGCGGCGCAGACGCCGCAGGCGTTTCGCGTCGAGCTATTAAGGGAAGCCTACGCGCGGGCGCGGCAGGAGGGCGCGGCCGCCACCGACGATGCGTCCGTGGTCGAGGCGATGGGCGCGCCGGTGCGATTGATCATGGGTTCGCCGCGGAATCTGAAGATCACATACCCGCAGGACCTCGCGCTGGCGGAGATGCTGCTGGCGGCGGGGACGGGGAGGCGCGAGTCGCGCTGCGGCGTGGGCTACGACGTGCACCGCCTGGTCGCAGGGCGGCGCCTGGTGTTGGGGGGCATCGAGTTCCCCGGGGGAGTGGGCCTGGCGGGGCACTCCGACGCCGACGTTCTCACGCACGCCGTCAGCGACGCGCTGTTGGGGGCGGCGGGGTTGGGCGATATCGGCCGCTGTTTCCCCGACGACGATCCGCGTTATGCGGGAGCGGACAGCGTGGAGCTGCTGCGGCAAGTGGCGGCGATGGCGGCGGCGGCCGGATTCCGCGTCATCAACGTGGATGCGGTGGTGGTGGCGGAGCAGCCGCGCATCGCGGAGGCCGTGGGGCAAATGCAGCGGCGGCTGGCGCAGGCCCTGGGCGTCGCGCCCGAGCGCGTCAACATCAAGGGCAAGACCGCCGAAGGATTGGGGGCCATCGGCGCCGGCGCGGGCATCGCCAGCCATGCCGTATGCACGGTGGCGCCGGCTGCGAGCGGTGATGACTGCAGTTCCGAGGAGGGGTGA
- a CDS encoding ATP-dependent Clp protease ATP-binding subunit encodes MSDGELWQRFTAPATRVVQYAQDEARKLGGSTVGTEHVLLGLLREGDGIAARVLERLGISLGRVRSEIHRQLGLIDNRISTEAPINWSPKAKRVLELALEEASELNPRLGLPNYIDTEHILLGLIREGEGQAARVLRSMDVDLDRVRKEVVNHLGGTPALGQPQQRGRSSTPVLDAFGRDLTRLALEDKLDPVIGRQTEIQRVIQILSRRTKNNPCLIGEPGVGKTAIVEGLAQRIVQRDAPEILYDKRVVALDLAGVVAGTKYRGEFEERMKRVTDEIRKSAGDIILFVDELHTLIGAGAAEGAIDASNILKPALARGELQCIGATTLNEYKKYIERDPALERRFQPITVPEPTLGETIDILKGLRERYEEHHKVRITDEALLTAARLSHRYITDRFLPDKAIDLVDEASSRVRLQSSLVPPELKQLRQELDGVERELQRVVNVSPFERDYERGFQLRDRQRKLKEQVRITGESWQETRSALPRVVDADEIAQVVASWTGVPVTRLQEEETARLLQMEQVLHRRIVGQEEAVTAVSRAVRRGRAGLGDARRPTGSFIFLGPTGVGKTELARALAEFLFGSENAMIRIDMSEYMERFSVSRLVGSPPGYVGYEEGGQLTDQVRRRPYSVVLLDEIEKAHPELFNLLLQVLEDGRLTDSHGKVADFRNAVVIMTSNIGTSSMDLGQTTIGYSAITEGDDQASHERMKDSVLDKVKQTLRPEFLNRVDEVIVFHALSTEQIKQIVDLMLERVAQEMRSQGMELVVDDEVRELLAREGFDRALGARPLRRAIQRRVEDPLADAILRGEFTEGDIITAHRREGKVAFCKQDQLAPVAP; translated from the coding sequence ATGTCCGACGGTGAGCTCTGGCAGCGATTCACCGCTCCCGCGACCCGCGTGGTGCAGTATGCGCAGGATGAGGCGCGCAAGCTCGGCGGCAGCACTGTCGGCACCGAGCACGTGCTGCTGGGCCTGCTGCGGGAGGGCGACGGTATCGCCGCTCGCGTCCTGGAGCGGCTGGGGATCAGCCTGGGGCGGGTGCGCAGCGAGATCCATCGCCAACTGGGGCTGATTGACAATCGCATCAGCACCGAGGCGCCGATCAACTGGAGCCCCAAGGCGAAGCGCGTGCTCGAGCTTGCCCTGGAGGAGGCAAGCGAGCTCAACCCTCGCCTCGGCCTGCCCAACTACATCGACACCGAACACATCTTGCTCGGGCTCATTCGCGAGGGCGAGGGCCAGGCGGCGCGCGTCCTGCGCTCAATGGACGTTGACCTCGACCGCGTGCGCAAGGAAGTGGTCAATCACCTCGGAGGAACCCCGGCGCTCGGGCAGCCGCAGCAGCGCGGCCGCTCCAGCACGCCGGTGCTCGACGCCTTCGGCCGCGACCTTACCCGCCTGGCGCTGGAGGACAAGCTCGACCCGGTAATCGGCCGCCAGACCGAGATCCAGCGGGTGATCCAGATCCTGAGCCGGCGCACCAAGAACAACCCGTGCCTCATCGGCGAGCCCGGCGTCGGCAAGACCGCCATCGTCGAGGGCCTGGCGCAGCGCATCGTCCAGCGCGACGCGCCCGAGATTCTCTACGACAAACGGGTGGTCGCGCTCGACCTGGCGGGGGTGGTCGCCGGCACCAAGTACCGCGGCGAGTTCGAGGAGCGCATGAAGCGGGTCACCGATGAGATCCGCAAGAGCGCGGGCGACATCATCCTCTTCGTGGACGAGTTGCACACCCTCATCGGCGCCGGCGCGGCGGAGGGGGCGATCGACGCCTCCAACATCCTCAAGCCGGCGCTCGCCCGCGGCGAGCTCCAGTGCATCGGGGCGACGACGCTCAACGAGTACAAGAAATACATCGAGCGCGACCCCGCCCTGGAGCGGCGGTTCCAGCCCATCACCGTCCCCGAACCGACGCTGGGGGAGACGATTGACATCCTCAAGGGGCTGCGCGAGCGCTACGAGGAGCACCACAAGGTGCGCATCACGGATGAGGCGCTGCTGACCGCGGCGCGGCTGTCGCATCGCTACATCACCGACCGTTTCCTGCCGGACAAGGCGATTGACCTGGTGGACGAGGCATCGTCGCGGGTACGGCTGCAATCGTCGCTGGTGCCGCCGGAACTGAAGCAGTTGCGCCAGGAGCTCGACGGGGTCGAGCGGGAGCTGCAGCGAGTGGTGAACGTGAGTCCTTTCGAGCGCGACTACGAGCGCGGGTTCCAGCTGCGCGATCGCCAGCGCAAGCTCAAGGAACAGGTGCGCATCACCGGGGAGAGCTGGCAGGAGACGCGCTCGGCGTTGCCGCGGGTGGTTGACGCGGACGAGATCGCGCAGGTGGTGGCGAGCTGGACCGGGGTCCCGGTGACGCGGCTGCAGGAGGAGGAGACCGCCCGCCTGCTGCAGATGGAGCAGGTGCTGCACCGGCGCATCGTCGGCCAGGAGGAAGCGGTGACCGCGGTCTCGCGGGCGGTGCGCCGTGGGCGCGCCGGCCTTGGCGACGCGCGTCGTCCCACCGGCTCCTTCATCTTCCTGGGCCCCACCGGGGTGGGCAAGACGGAGCTGGCCCGCGCGCTCGCCGAGTTCCTGTTCGGCAGCGAGAACGCGATGATCCGCATCGACATGTCGGAATACATGGAGCGCTTCAGCGTGTCGCGGCTGGTGGGGTCGCCGCCGGGCTACGTCGGCTACGAGGAGGGGGGACAGCTCACCGACCAGGTGCGGCGCCGGCCCTACTCGGTGGTCTTGCTGGACGAGATCGAGAAGGCGCACCCCGAGCTCTTCAACCTCCTGCTGCAGGTGCTCGAGGACGGGCGCTTGACCGATTCGCACGGCAAGGTGGCGGATTTCCGCAACGCGGTGGTGATCATGACCTCCAACATCGGCACCAGCTCGATGGACCTGGGCCAGACCACGATCGGCTACAGCGCCATCACTGAGGGCGACGATCAGGCCTCCCATGAGCGGATGAAGGACAGCGTGCTCGACAAGGTCAAGCAGACCCTGCGCCCCGAGTTCCTCAATCGCGTGGACGAGGTGATCGTCTTCCACGCGTTGAGCACGGAGCAGATCAAGCAGATCGTGGATCTGATGTTGGAGCGGGTCGCACAGGAAATGCGCAGCCAGGGCATGGAGCTCGTGGTGGATGACGAGGTCCGGGAGTTGCTGGCGCGCGAGGGATTCGACCGCGCACTGGGGGCGCGACCGCTGCGGCGGGCGATCCAGCGCCGGGTCGAGGACCCGCTGGCGGACGCCATCCTGCGGGGGGAATTCACGGAAGGCGACATCATCACCGCGCACCGTAGGGAAGGCAAGGTCGCATTCTGCAAGCAGGACCAGCTTGCGCCAGTAGCTCCTTGA
- a CDS encoding TRAM domain-containing protein, translating into MATRVMGFLFSLAFSLVSAVVFGELADIYLGLSFIKNAEVGQYFVLWYRIAFVVLGLLIGFTLAGVIFRQMVGLACNLQRFPAPDKVAGVVGLIIGLVLTVLLGRFVLIIPRLGPFLVLLLGVACIYLGGSIAMSMKEELSFFMPNLVGRAGGRDAGAAGSRAKLLDTNVIIDGRIADVCRTGFLEGPILVPDFVLEELHLIADSGDSLKRNRGRRGLDVLNQMQDELNLSVEVYDRYDIVFGDNEGVDLKLVKLAKATSAAIVTNDFNLNKVAQLQGVVVLNVNELANAVKPVVLPGEEMSVTIVKEGKELNQGVAYLEDGTMVVVEDGKRHMGETVTIIVTSVLQTVAGKMIFGNLRTDPTGEARSDRDSRANSGSRLRRKTRLAAE; encoded by the coding sequence ATGGCAACACGCGTGATGGGGTTCCTCTTCAGCTTGGCGTTCAGCCTGGTCTCGGCGGTCGTGTTCGGGGAGCTCGCCGATATCTATCTGGGGCTGTCCTTCATCAAGAACGCGGAGGTCGGCCAATACTTCGTGCTTTGGTATCGCATTGCGTTTGTCGTTCTTGGACTCCTCATCGGGTTCACGCTGGCCGGCGTCATCTTCCGCCAGATGGTAGGCCTCGCCTGCAACCTGCAGCGGTTCCCCGCCCCGGACAAGGTGGCGGGGGTGGTCGGCCTGATCATCGGTTTGGTGCTCACCGTGCTGCTGGGGCGGTTCGTGCTTATCATCCCGCGACTGGGGCCGTTTCTGGTGCTGCTGCTGGGGGTTGCGTGCATCTACCTCGGCGGCAGCATCGCCATGAGCATGAAGGAGGAGCTGTCGTTCTTCATGCCCAACCTCGTCGGCCGCGCCGGCGGCCGCGACGCCGGAGCGGCCGGCTCGCGCGCGAAGCTGCTGGATACCAACGTGATCATTGACGGTCGCATCGCCGACGTCTGCCGCACCGGGTTCCTCGAGGGCCCGATCCTGGTGCCGGACTTCGTGCTCGAGGAGCTGCACCTCATCGCCGACAGCGGGGACAGCCTCAAGCGCAACCGCGGTCGCCGGGGCCTCGACGTCCTCAACCAGATGCAGGACGAGTTGAACCTGTCGGTGGAGGTCTATGATCGCTACGACATCGTGTTCGGCGACAACGAAGGCGTGGACCTCAAGCTGGTAAAGCTCGCCAAGGCGACCAGCGCGGCCATCGTCACCAACGACTTCAACTTGAACAAGGTGGCCCAGCTCCAGGGCGTTGTCGTGCTCAATGTCAACGAGTTGGCCAATGCCGTCAAACCCGTGGTGCTGCCCGGGGAGGAGATGTCGGTCACCATCGTCAAGGAAGGCAAGGAGCTCAACCAGGGCGTGGCGTACCTCGAGGACGGCACCATGGTGGTAGTCGAGGACGGCAAGCGCCACATGGGAGAGACGGTGACGATCATCGTCACCAGCGTGCTGCAGACAGTCGCGGGCAAGATGATCTTCGGCAACTTGAGGACCGACCCCACGGGGGAGGCGCGATCTGACAGAGACAGCCGGGCTAATAGCGGCAGCAGGCTCCGGAGAAAGACTCGGCTCGCGGCGGAGTAA
- a CDS encoding glycerate kinase, with the protein MNIVIAPDSFKGSLTAVAAADAIEQGVRAVVPSAELVRVPLADGGEGTAQALVDATGGRLVQQRVWGPLREPVEAFFGILGDDTTGVVETAAASGLALVPAERRDPRVTTTYGTGQLIAAAMDQGCTKVIVAVGGSATNDGGAGMAQALGARLTDDNGEQLGPGGAELARLAKVDVSNMDARVRTTEFCIATDVNNPLCGPQGASAVYGPQKGATPDMVRELDSALMRYATVIARDLKQEVADRPGAGAAGGLGAGLMAFLGAQPRMGIAVVLETVDFESYLEAADLVITGEGRIDSQTAYGKTLSGLGRLARRYNVPVIALAGAVHEEAERLAEIGIDAAVSIVPAPMTEAEAMAQAGALLQDAAEKVMRLILTGREVGEGKWKLPAGGLGGEG; encoded by the coding sequence ATGAACATAGTAATCGCACCGGACTCCTTCAAGGGCAGCCTGACCGCGGTGGCGGCCGCCGATGCCATCGAGCAGGGCGTTCGCGCGGTTGTGCCGAGCGCGGAGCTGGTGCGCGTCCCCCTGGCCGACGGCGGAGAGGGAACCGCACAGGCCCTGGTGGACGCGACCGGGGGGCGCCTGGTGCAGCAGCGGGTGTGGGGCCCGCTGCGCGAGCCCGTGGAGGCCTTCTTCGGCATCCTGGGTGACGACACCACCGGCGTGGTCGAGACGGCGGCGGCCTCGGGCCTGGCGCTGGTCCCCGCCGAGCGGCGGGATCCCCGCGTGACCACCACCTACGGCACCGGTCAGCTGATTGCGGCGGCGATGGACCAAGGCTGCACCAAGGTCATCGTCGCGGTTGGGGGCAGCGCCACCAACGACGGCGGCGCGGGAATGGCGCAGGCGCTCGGCGCGCGCCTGACCGACGACAACGGGGAGCAGCTCGGCCCCGGCGGGGCCGAGCTGGCGCGGCTGGCCAAGGTAGACGTGTCGAACATGGACGCGCGCGTGCGCACCACGGAGTTCTGTATCGCCACCGACGTCAACAACCCCCTGTGCGGGCCCCAGGGCGCATCGGCCGTATACGGCCCGCAGAAGGGCGCTACTCCCGACATGGTGCGTGAGCTCGACTCCGCGCTCATGCGCTACGCGACGGTGATCGCGCGTGATCTCAAGCAAGAGGTGGCCGATCGCCCCGGGGCGGGGGCGGCGGGGGGGCTGGGCGCGGGCCTGATGGCGTTTCTGGGGGCGCAGCCGCGCATGGGCATCGCGGTGGTGCTGGAAACGGTTGACTTCGAGAGCTACCTGGAGGCGGCCGATCTCGTCATCACGGGCGAGGGGAGGATTGACTCCCAGACCGCGTACGGCAAGACGCTCAGCGGGCTCGGCCGGCTGGCGCGGCGTTACAACGTGCCGGTGATAGCGCTCGCCGGCGCCGTGCACGAGGAGGCGGAGCGCCTGGCTGAGATCGGCATTGACGCGGCGGTTAGCATTGTGCCGGCGCCGATGACGGAGGCGGAAGCCATGGCACAGGCGGGCGCGCTCCTGCAAGACGCGGCGGAGAAGGTCATGCGGTTGATCTTGACCGGTCGCGAGGTCGGCGAGGGCAAGTGGAAGCTGCCGGCGGGCGGGCTCGGCGGCGAGGGGTGA
- the raiA gene encoding ribosome-associated translation inhibitor RaiA: MDITFTGKQFEVTDALRRYTERKLSKYEKQLRKLTSVHVVQSTERNWHNVDLTVTADGAVFRGEGRSDNMYTSIDLAVTRLETQIKHRKGKLIDRAHGRSPEARAPEAAVEGAVEADAEEDLDAEEAPRRVRTKRVQLTPMAVEEAIDEMEMLEQQFLVFVNGDSGRVNVVYRRDDGGYGLVDPDY, from the coding sequence ATGGACATAACGTTCACCGGCAAGCAATTCGAGGTCACGGACGCGCTCAGGCGCTACACGGAGCGCAAGCTGAGCAAGTACGAGAAGCAGTTGCGCAAGCTGACGTCGGTGCATGTCGTGCAGAGCACCGAGCGCAACTGGCACAACGTTGACCTGACCGTCACCGCCGACGGCGCGGTGTTTCGCGGCGAGGGCAGGTCCGACAACATGTACACGTCGATTGACCTCGCGGTCACCCGGCTCGAGACGCAGATCAAGCACCGCAAGGGCAAGCTTATCGACCGCGCCCACGGCAGAAGCCCGGAGGCGCGCGCGCCCGAGGCGGCGGTCGAGGGCGCAGTCGAGGCTGACGCCGAGGAGGATCTCGACGCCGAGGAGGCGCCGCGTCGGGTGCGAACCAAGCGCGTGCAGTTGACGCCGATGGCGGTGGAGGAGGCGATTGACGAAATGGAGATGCTGGAGCAGCAGTTCCTGGTTTTCGTCAACGGCGACAGCGGCCGGGTCAACGTCGTCTACCGGCGCGATGACGGGGGCTACGGGCTGGTTGACCCCGACTACTGA